In Micromonospora inyonensis, the genomic window GGATCCGTACCGGCCGGGTATCCCCGTCCGTCACCAGACAACGGTCCCGCCAGAGCGCCACCAGCCCGGTGTCCGGTGCGGTCAGCAGCGACCCCAGCCACTCCGGTTCGTCGCGCCGCGTCCCGGCCCGGTCCCACCATCCGCCGCCGTACGCCAACCCGCCGTCGCTCCGCACCCCGTCACCGTGCCACGACCGACCGCACCGGCACGACCCGGGGCGACACGCGTGCCCACCTTCGTGGTGACGCCGCACTGCCGGCGGCCCCTCCGCGTTGGTTACCGTAGTTGTTCACCAGGGAGTTCCCCGCTCCCCCCGTGGTACGTCCGATCGAGGTTCTGCCTGTGACTCTGTACGGCGACAAGCTGCCTCCCGCCGACGACCGGCCGACCGTCCAGGTCACCGCGGTCACCTGGCCCGCCACCGAAGCCGAGCCGCCCCGGGGGACCGCCGGGCCGGACTCCGCCGGTTCCGCACCGGACCCGGCCGCGCCCCGGAGAGGACGCCGGCGACGGGCCGTGCTCACCGCCGGGGTGGTGACCGTGCTGCTCGCGGTCGGTGCGGGCGCGGGCGGTTACGCGTACGCCGGCGAGGTCCCGCGCGGGACCACGGTCCTCGGCACCGAGCTGGGCGGCATGAGCCGGGCCGACGCGGCCCGGGCGCTCCGGGCCGAACTGGACCGCCGGGCCGTGACACTCGCCGCCCCGGTGCCGGTACGCATCGGCGACCGGACCACCGAGATCAAGCCGGCCGACGTCGGCCTGACGGTGGACGTGGACGCGACCGTCGAGGCGGCCGTCGGGACCCAGGCCGCCCCGCTCAGCCGCCTCTTCGGCTCCCGTACGGTCGAGCCGGTGGTGACGGTCGACGCGGTCCGGTTGGAGGCCACCCTGGAAACGGCGGTCGGCCCCCAGGGGCGCAGGATGACCATGCCGAAGATCACCTACAGCGGCACCACCCCGAAGAAGGTCCACCCGAAGCCCGCCCTCACCCTCGACGCGCAGAACTCCGCCGAGGCGCTACGTGAGGGCTGGCTGAGCGGTGAGCCGGTGACCGTGGCGCTGGTCGAGAAGCACCCGGCGACCACCGCCGAGGAGGTCGACCGTCTGGTGACCGAGCTGGCCGCGCCCGCGGTCGCCGCACCGGTGACGCTGACCACCGAGAAGGGGTCGGTGACCATCCCGGCGAACGCGATCGCGCGGAGCCTGAGCTTCCCCGCCGACAAGGCCGGCAAGCTCACCCCGAAGCTCGACGTCAAGAAGCTCCGGACCGCCCTGGGCGACAAGCTGGCCGCCATCGAGGTGGAACCCCGGGACGCCGCGATGACGCTGACCGGAGGGAAGCCGACGGCCGTGCCGAGCCGTCCGGGCCGACGCCTCGACGACGCCGCCCTGAGCCGCGACCTGCTCGCCGTCCTGCCGAAGGCCGACGGGCGCACGATCAACGGCGTGCTCAAGCCGGTCGACGCCGACCTGACCACCGAGGAGGTCACGCAGTTCGGCATCAGGGAGAAGGTGTCCAGCTTCACGACCTATTTCACCGGTGGTCTCTCCTCGCCGCGCAGCAAGAACATCGTCCAGATCGCCAAGGACGTCGACGGGACGGTGGTGAAGCCGGGCGAGACCTTCTCCCTCAACGGCCACACCGGCGAGCGCAGCTACAAGCAGGGCTACCACGACGCGCCGGTCATCCTCAACGGAAAGCTCGTGCCCGGCGTCGGCGGCGGGACGTCCCAGTTCACCACCACCCTGTTCAACGCCATCTACTACGCGGGCCTGGAGGACGTGGAGCACAAGCCGCACTCGTACTGGTTCAGCCGGTACCCGGCGGTCATCGAGTCGACGATCTTCTACCCGGACCTCGACTTCAAGTTCCGCAACAACACCCCGCACGGGGTCATGATCGACACCTCGTACACCTCGGGGTCGGTGACCGTGGCGATCTGGGGCACCAAGATCTACGACAGCGTGAAGACCGAGTACAGCCCCCGGCGGAACATCACCAAGCCGAAGATCATCCGCTTGGAGCCCGGCCCGTCCTGCATCGCCACCAACGGCATCGACGGCTTCACCCAGGACGCCTACCGGATCTTCCGTAAGGACGGCAAGGTCGTGAAGCGGGAGAAGTTCACCTGGACCTACCAGGCCGAGCCGCGCTTCGTCTGCGGGCCGTAGCGCCCCCGGCGCCCGCACCGAGACGCCCCGCTGGCCAGCTGGCCAGCGGGGCGCATTCCTTTCCGGAGTACGGTGCCGCGTCGTTCCACCGCGGCTCGACGCGTCGGGCCCGGGTGCGACGGGTACGCCTCAGGGCCGCACCTCGGCCAGCCCCTGCCGTACGCCCTCGGCATCCAGGTCGGTGCCGTAGACGGGCGTGTCCGGCTGCTGCCGCCAGCTCCCGTCGAGGGTTCCGGCGTCCACCGGGTCGAACCCCAGCGCGTCGACGACCTCCATCACGATCCGCTTGGCCTCCGGGTCGTCCCCGGCCACCGGCAGGGCGATCCGGTCCGGGGTGCCGGCCGGGCGGCCCTTCTCCGACAGGTGCCGCGCCTGGATGTTGTTGAAGGCTTTGACCACCCGGGCACCCTTGAGGCGGTCGGCCGTCCACCGGCTCGAGGTGAGGCTCAGGTCCGCGATCTCCGGGACGTCCCCGTCCCGCTGGGGGTAGTAGTTGTTGGCGTCGACGACCACCCGGCCCTCGAACGCTGCGGCGGGCAGCTGCGGCACGGCCTTCAGCGGTACGGCCACCACCACGAGGTCCGCGCTCCGTGCCGCCTGTTCCACGGTGCCCGGCGTCGCCCCGGTCTCGGCGGCCAGGTCCCGCAGCGATTCGGGTCCACGCGAGTTCGCCACCGTCACGTCGTGGCCCAGGTCTTGCAGCCGTCGGGTCAGGGTGCCACCGATCTGGCCCGAGCCGATGATGCCGATCCTCATGAGCGCACTCTCCTGCCTCCGCCAATCCGGCGGTCCGGGTCGGGACAGAGAGCAGGTACCCCGCAGGATCGGGCTGATTCCCCCAGAAATACAACGAGGGCCACCCCGATATCGGGGTGGCCCTCGTTGAAAGAAGTCCGGCGGTGTCCTACTCTCCCACACCCTCCCGAGTGCAGTACCATCGGCGCTGGAGGGCTTAGCTTCCGGGTTCGGAATGTAACCGGGCGTTTCCCCTCCGCCATGACCGCCGTAACACTATCGACATATCAAACAACCGGTCCAGGTCGTTCGTTAGCCGTGAATCACACAGTGGACGCGAAGCAAAAAGTATGTAGTCAAGTCCTCGGCCTATTAGTACCGGTCAACTGAACCCGTTACCGGGCTTACATTTCCGGCCTATCAACCCAGTCGTCTAGCTGGGGGCCTTACCCATCCGAAGATGGTGGGATACCTCATCTTGAAGCGAGCTTCCCGCTTAGATGCTTTCAGCGGTTATCCCTTCCGAACGTAGCTAACCAGCCGTGCCCCTGGCGGGACAACTGGCACACCAGAGGTTCGTCCGTCCCGGTCCTCTCGTACTAGGGACAGCCCTTCTCAAGTATCCTACGCGCACGGCGGATAGGGACCGAACTGTCTCACGACGTTCTAAACCCAGCTCGCGTACCGCTTTAATGGGCGAACAGCCCAACCCTTGGGACCTGCTACAGCCCCAGGATGCGACGAGCCGACATCGAGGTGCCAAACCATCCCGTCGATATGGACTCTTGGGGAAGATCAGCCTGTTATCCCCGGGGTACCTTTTATCCGTTGAGCGACACCGCTTCCACTCGCAAGTGCCGGATCACTAGTCCCGACTTTCGTCCCTGCTCGACCTGTCAGTCTCACAGTCAAGCTCCCTTGTGTACTTGCACTCAACACCTGATTGCCAACCAGGCTGAGGGAACCTTTGGGCGCCTCCGTTACCTTTTAGGAGGCAACCGCCCCAGTTAAACTACCCACCAGACACTGTCCCTGAACCGGATAACGGTCCGAAGTTAGATACCCAAATCAACCAGAGTGGTATTTCAAGATTGCCTCCACCCGTACTGGCGTACGGACTTCACCGGCTCCCACCTATCCTACACAAGCTAATTCGGATACCAATGTCAAGCTATAGTAAAGGTCCCGGGGTCTTTCCGTCCTGCCGCGCGTAACGAGCATCTTTACTCGTACTGCAATTTCGCCGGGCCTGTGGTTGAGACAGTGGGGAAGTCGTTACGCCATTCGTGCAGGTCGGAACTTACCCGACAAGGAATTTCGCTACCTTAGGATGGTTATAGTTACCACCGCCGTTTACTGGCGCTTAAGTTCTCCGCTTCGCCCCGAAGAGCTAACAGGTCCCCTTAACGTTCCAGCACCGGGCAGGCGTCAGTCCATATACATCGAATTACTTCTTCGCATGGACCTGTGTTTTTAGTAAACAGTCGCTTCCCCCTGCTCTCTGCGGCCATACAACGCTCCACCCGCGCGGGGCTTCACGTCTCCGGCCCCCCTTCTCCCTAAGTTACGGGGGCAATTTGCCGAGTTCCTTAACCACAGTTCGCCCGATCGCCTCGGTATTCTCTACCTGACCACCTGTGTCGGTTTGGGGTACGGGCCGCTAAGAACTCGCTAGAGGCTTTTCTCGGCAGCATAGGATCACTGACTTCACCTGAATCGGCTCGGCATCACGTCTCAGCCCCATGCACCACGGATTTGCCTATGGTGCGGCCTACACGCTTACCCCGGCACAACCACCGGCCGGGCTCAGCTACCTTCCTGCGTCACCCCATCGCTTGACTACTACCCGCCAGGTTCCCACGCTCCCCCAGATCAGTCCGAAGACCTCACCAGGCTCGGGTGGTTAGCACAACGAGGTTCATCAGGGACGCTCTTTCGCGGGTACGGGAATATCAACCCGTTGTCCATCGACTACGCCTCTCGGCCTCGCCTTAGGTCCCGACTCACCCAGGGCGGATTAG contains:
- a CDS encoding VanW family protein; amino-acid sequence: MPVTLYGDKLPPADDRPTVQVTAVTWPATEAEPPRGTAGPDSAGSAPDPAAPRRGRRRRAVLTAGVVTVLLAVGAGAGGYAYAGEVPRGTTVLGTELGGMSRADAARALRAELDRRAVTLAAPVPVRIGDRTTEIKPADVGLTVDVDATVEAAVGTQAAPLSRLFGSRTVEPVVTVDAVRLEATLETAVGPQGRRMTMPKITYSGTTPKKVHPKPALTLDAQNSAEALREGWLSGEPVTVALVEKHPATTAEEVDRLVTELAAPAVAAPVTLTTEKGSVTIPANAIARSLSFPADKAGKLTPKLDVKKLRTALGDKLAAIEVEPRDAAMTLTGGKPTAVPSRPGRRLDDAALSRDLLAVLPKADGRTINGVLKPVDADLTTEEVTQFGIREKVSSFTTYFTGGLSSPRSKNIVQIAKDVDGTVVKPGETFSLNGHTGERSYKQGYHDAPVILNGKLVPGVGGGTSQFTTTLFNAIYYAGLEDVEHKPHSYWFSRYPAVIESTIFYPDLDFKFRNNTPHGVMIDTSYTSGSVTVAIWGTKIYDSVKTEYSPRRNITKPKIIRLEPGPSCIATNGIDGFTQDAYRIFRKDGKVVKREKFTWTYQAEPRFVCGP
- a CDS encoding NADPH-dependent F420 reductase, whose protein sequence is MSGGISPILRGTCSLSRPGPPDWRRQESALMRIGIIGSGQIGGTLTRRLQDLGHDVTVANSRGPESLRDLAAETGATPGTVEQAARSADLVVVAVPLKAVPQLPAAAFEGRVVVDANNYYPQRDGDVPEIADLSLTSSRWTADRLKGARVVKAFNNIQARHLSEKGRPAGTPDRIALPVAGDDPEAKRIVMEVVDALGFDPVDAGTLDGSWRQQPDTPVYGTDLDAEGVRQGLAEVRP